Part of the uncultured Desulfobacter sp. genome, GCCAATCCAATCGCCCCGCCAAGGCTGTGCGCCATCCCATGGACCAATCCAAGGCTTGCATTTGAAAACGCAAGACCGGCCATGAGGCTTGCCGTCATCATTTTATCCCGGTAAATAAGATTATCAGGTTCTTTAAAAGCCATGTACAAATTATCAAAAATAATTTCTACTGAGGAAAGGGCCGCCATATCAGTCAAGGCAGAAGCCGCGTTTGAGACATACGCTTCGAAGGCATGACAAAGTGCGTCCATTCCTGTGGCCGCAGTCAGTCCAGGGGGCATCGTGATGGTGGTCTCCGGATCAATGAGCGCGATATCCGGGATGGCCATTTTGCTGATCAGCGCGATTTTACCATTTTTAGATGTATCCGTAATGATGGCAAATTGGGAAACATCAGCCGATGACCCGGCGGTTGTCGGAATAAAAATCAACGGCGGCCCGGGATTCGGGATCATATCTACGCCTTTGTAATCGCGAATATTACCTGGATTTCCCATCATTACACCGATCCCTTTGGCGCAATCCATCGGGCTTCCGCCACCGACGGAAATAATCAGGTCACAGCCTTTCTTTCTGCAAATATCAACGCCGGACATCACCTCATGGTCCTTGGGATTTTCCGTAACACCATCAAAGATTATATAGTCTATTCCGTAAAGTTTCAGACTTTTTTCTACGATAGTCGTCCAGCCAGCGTTTCGCACACCAGGGTCGGTTACAATAAAGGCTTTGGAAGCACCCAAATTTTCAGCATGACGACCGGACAGCGTTATCGCCCCTTGTCCATAAA contains:
- the ercA gene encoding alcohol dehydrogenase-like regulatory protein ErcA produces the protein MKNASLLNLRKFLVPEIVYGQGAITLSGRHAENLGASKAFIVTDPGVRNAGWTTIVEKSLKLYGIDYIIFDGVTENPKDHEVMSGVDICRKKGCDLIISVGGGSPMDCAKGIGVMMGNPGNIRDYKGVDMIPNPGPPLIFIPTTAGSSADVSQFAIITDTSKNGKIALISKMAIPDIALIDPETTITMPPGLTAATGMDALCHAFEAYVSNAASALTDMAALSSVEIIFDNLYMAFKEPDNLIYRDKMMTASLMAGLAFSNASLGLVHGMAHSLGGAIGLAHGECNAILLEHVIQFNYLSSSEKYDRLANALHVDLSGMMGQEKGDAIACKIAGLRKRLGINRKLVDYGVKRSDIDMLSEFALNDPCLATNPQEADLEDIKRLYFQVYE